A single genomic interval of Sander lucioperca isolate FBNREF2018 chromosome 9, SLUC_FBN_1.2, whole genome shotgun sequence harbors:
- the LOC116046135 gene encoding E3 ubiquitin-protein ligase HECTD3, with the protein MSLGDNPHLLLGRIRFLNRCIACFKRSEALPECLCYVPNEVCYKICKDSSSSSSVSTGASTVGSTVGKTLISVFESPHQTPHVKKLCKYNIEPKKGTCIRTTGEEYCNSQGLWVKINKEQLEEHRLGQELEEGWILVCKHTEGGDRLVPVESPETISRQQQLFGYDHKPCNRWEQVVSVENALYIGSKPQIAECDDAAVQKLRYVPPTWVYECDEDLVHYFYDHIGKEDENLGSVKQCVTSIDVSSSSEDPSGGASCLTDGDVETFWESDGMQGQHWIRLHMKRGTVVNKLILTVDSTDDNYMPKRITVFGGEGDNLKKLSDVTIDDNLIGEVCVLEDMTSHLPVIEVRIEECRDEGIDVRIRGLKIKSSCERDLGLNADVFLSSNLVRYPRLQGNTPDVLYRRALIIQRFICLLDSVLPHLVPAWDYSLGTFNQIKSIKQFLLLSKRRSALITQCLKDSETNKPNFMPRLYINRRLAMEHRDNPSLDASCKNAVFNQVYEGLKPSDKFEKTLDYRWPARYDQWWECKFIAEGIIDQGGGFRDSLADMSEELCPSSAECPMPLPFFSRTSNQGSLEARDYYVPNPSCKEFHKYEWIGQLMGAALRGKDFLVLALPGLVWKQLTGEAVSWSKDFPAVDSVLVNLLEAIENMDQETYEFRFGDELVYTSLLSDGQMVELIPGGSNVAVRYEDRSEFVRLVQKARLEESRQQIAAMQAGLLKVVPQAVLDLLTWQEVEKKVCGDPEITVEALKRLTRYEDLEQNDVRVQYLWEALTNFTNEDRSRFLRFVTGRSRLPAPIYVFPDKQGSETTDALPQSSTCSSTLYLPNYPSAKVCEEKLRYAAYNCVAIDTDMSPWEE; encoded by the exons atgtCTCTAGGCGACAACCCTCACCTGCTGCTCGGCAGGATCCGCTTCCTGAACAGGTGCATTGCATGTTTCAAGAGGAGCGAGGCGTTGCCAGAGTGTCTGTGTTATGTCCCCAACGAGGTGTGCTACAAAATCTGCAAGGATtcatcgtcctcctcctccgtgTCCACCGGAGCATCTACAGTAGGATCCACTGTCGGGAAAACGCTCATCTCCGTCTTTGAGAGTCCACACCAGACTCCACACGTTAAGAAATTATGCAAGTACAACATTGAACCAAAGAAAGGGACTTGTATCCGGACAACAGGGGAGGAATACTGCAACAGCCAGGGCCTGTGGGTCAAAATCAATAAG GAGCAGCTGGAGGAGCACCGTCTGGGCCAGGAGTTGGAGGAAGGCTGGATCCTGGTGTGTAAACACACAGAGGGAGGCGACAGGCTGGTGCCGGTGGAATCGCCAGAGACCATCAGCAGACAACAGCAGCTCTTCGGCTACGACCACAAGCCCTGCAACAGGTGGGAGCAGGTGGTGAGTGTGGAGAATGCGCTTTACATCGGCTCCAAACCCCAAATCGCTGAGTGTGATGATGCTGCCGTCCAGAAGCTAAG GTATGTTCCCCCCACCTGGGTATATGAATGTGACGAGGACTTGGTGCACTACTTCTATGACCACATAGGGAAAGAGGATGAAAACCTGGGAAGTGTGAAGCAGTGCGTGACCAGCATCGATGTTTCTTCGTCTTCG GAGGATCCCAGCGGAGGGGCGAGCTGTCTGACCGACGGCGATGTTGAAACTTTCTGGGAGAGTGACGGCATGCAGGGACAACACTGGATCCGCTTACATATGAAGAGAGGCACTGTGGTCAA TAAGCTGATATTGACGGTGGACTCTACAGACGACAACTACATGCCCAAGCGAATCACAGTGtttggaggagagggagacaacCTGAAGAAGCTGAGTGATGTCACCATAGACGA CAACCTGATTGGAGAAGTATGTGTGCTGGAGGATATGACGTCTCACCTGCCTGTGATTGAGGTTCGGATTGAGGAATGTAGAG ATGAGGGGATAGACGTCCGGATCCGAGGCTTGAAGATCAAGTCGTCATGTGAAAGAGACCTGGGTCTGAACGCTGATGTTTTCTTGTCCTCTAACCTGGTGCGCTACCCCCGTCTGCAGGGCAACACGCCAGACGTCCTGTACCGCAGAGCACTAATCATCCAGAG GTTCATCTGTCTCCTGGACAGTGTGCTCCCACACTTGGTACCGGCCTGGGACTATAGTCTGGGCACCTTCAACCAGATCAAA AGCATAAAGCAGTTCCTGCTGCTTTCCAAACGCCGCTCAGCCCTCATCACACAGTGCCTGAAGGACTCCGAGACCAATAAGCCAAACTTCATGCCCCGACTCTACATCAACAGACGTCTGGCCATGGAGCACAGAGACAACCCCTCTCTGGACGCTAGCTGCAAGAACGCTGTGTTCAATCAG GTGTATGAAGGCCTCAAGCCATCGGACAAATTTGAGAAGACTTTGGATTATAG ATGGCCCGCTCGGTATGACCAGTGGTGGGAATGTAAGTTCATTGCAGAGGGAATCATTGACCAGGGCGGTGGATTTCGGGACAGCCTGGCTGACATGTCTGAGGAGCTTTGCCCCAGCTCAGCTGAGTGTCCCATGCCTCTGCCATTCTTCAGCCGTACATCCAACCAG GGCTCCTTAGAGGCCAGAGATTACTACGTCCCCAATCCGTCCTGTAAAGAGTTCCACAAGTATGAGTGGATAGGTCAGCTCATGGGAGCTGCTCTCAGAGGAAAAGACTTCTTG GTCTTGGCTCTGCCCGGGCTGGTGTGGAAGCAGCTGACTGGGGAGGCTGTCAGCTGGAGTAAAGATTTCCCAGCTGTAGACTCTGTGCTG GTGAACCTGCTGGAGGCCATAGAGAACATGGACCAGGAGACGTATGAGTTCAGGTTTGGTGACGAGCTGGTGTACACCAGCCTGCTGAGCGACGGCCAGATGGTGGAGCTCATCCCCGGCGGCAGTAACGTGGCCGTTCGCTACGAGGACCGCAGCGAGTTTGTCCGTCTGGTGCAGAAGGCTCGGCTAGAGGAGAGCAGGCAGCAG ATTGCAGCCATGCAGGCGGGACTGCTAAAGGTGGTTCCTCAGGCGGTGCTGGACCTGCTCACCTGGCAGGAAGTAGAGAAGAAAGTGTGTGGAGACCCTGAGATCACTGTGGAGGCTCTGAAACGACTCA CACGCTATGAGGACCTGGAACAAAATGACGTTAGAGTGCAATACTTATGGGAAGCACTGACTAACTTCACCAATG AGGATCGCAGCAGGTTTCTGAGGTTTGTAACTGGTAGAAGTCGTCTACCTGCGCCTATCTACGTCTTTCCTGACAAACAAGG CTCTGAAACGACTGATGCACTTCCACAGTCCTCCACATGTTCCAGCACTCTTTATTTGCCCAACTACCCAAG TGCAAAGgtttgtgaggagaagctgcgTTATGCTGCTTACAACTGTGTGGCCATCGACACCGACATGAGCCCCTGGGAAGAGTGA
- the LOC116046136 gene encoding E3 ubiquitin-protein ligase HECTD3-like, producing the protein MSLGDNPHLLLGRIRFLNRCIACFKRSEALPECLCYVPNEVCYKICKDSSSSSSVSTGASTAGSTVGKTLISVFESPHQTPHVKKLCKYNIEPKKGTCIRTTGEEYCNSQGLWVKINKEQLEEHRLGQELEEGWILVCKHTEGGDRLVPVESPETISRQQQLFGYDHKPCNRWEQVVSVENALYIGSKPQIAECDDAAVQKLRYVPPTWVYECDEDLVHYFHNHIEKEDEILGSLKQCVTSIDVSSCSEDPSGVASRLTDGDVETFWESDGKDDKHWIRLHMKRGTVVNKLILTVDSTDDNYMPKRITVFGGEGDNLKKLSDVTIDDNLIGEVCVLEDMTSHLPVIEVRIEECRDEGIDVRIRGLKIKSSCERDLGLNADVFLSSNLVRYPRLQGNTPDVLYRRALIIQRFICLLDSVLPHLVPAWDYSLGTFNQIKSIKQFLLLSKRRSALITQCLKDSETNKPNFMPRLYINRRLAMEHRDNPSLDASCKNAVFNQVYEGLKPSDKFEKTLDYRWPARYDQWWECKFIAEGIIDQGGGFRDSLADMSEELCPSSAECPMPLPFFSRTSNQGSLEARDYYVPNPSCKEFHKYEWIGQLMGAALRGKDFLVLALPGLVWKQLTGEAVSWSKDFPAVDSVLVNLLEAIENMDQETYEFRFGDELVYTSLLSDGQMVELIPGGSNVAVRYEDRSEFVRLVQKARLEESRQQIAAMQAGLLKVVPQAVLDLLTWQEVEKKVCGDPEITVEALKRLTRYEDLEQNDVRVQYLWEALTNFTNEDRSRFLRFVTGRSRLPAPIYVFPDKQGSETADALPQSSTCSSTLYLPNYPSAKVCEEKLRYAAYNCVAIDTDMSPWEE; encoded by the exons atgtCTCTAGGCGACAACCCTCACCTGCTGCTCGGCAGGATCCGCTTCCTGAACAGGTGCATTGCATGTTTCAAGAGGAGCGAGGCGTTGCCAGAGTGTCTGTGTTATGTCCCCAACGAGGTGTGCTACAAAATCTGCAAGGATtcatcgtcctcctcctccgtgTCCACCGGAGCATCTACAGCAGGATCCACTGTCGGGAAAACGCTCATCTCCGTCTTTGAGAGTCCACACCAGACTCCACACGTTAAGAAATTATGCAAGTACAACATTGAACCAAAGAAAGGGACTTGTATCCGGACAACAGGGGAGGAATACTGCAACAGCCAGGGCCTGTGGGTCAAAATCAATAAG GAGCAGCTGGAGGAGCACCGTCTGGGCCAGGAGTTGGAGGAAGGCTGGATCCTGGTGTGTAAACACACAGAGGGAGGCGACAGGCTGGTGCCGGTGGAATCGCCAGAGACCATCAGCAGACAACAGCAGCTCTTCGGCTACGACCACAAGCCCTGCAACAGGTGGGAGCAGGTGGTGAGTGTGGAGAATGCGCTTTACATCGGCTCCAAACCCCAAATCGCTGAGTGTGATGATGCTGCCGTCCAGAAGCTAAG GTATGTTCCCCCCACCTGGGTATATGAATGTGACGAGGACTTGGTGCACTACTTTCATAACCACATAGAGAAAGAGGATGAGATCCTGGGGAGTTTGAAGCAGTGCGTGACCAGCATCGATGTTTCTTCATGTTCG GAGGATCCCAGCGGAGTGGCGAGCCGTCTGACAGACGGCGATGTTGAAACTTTCTGGGAGAGTGACGGCAAGGATGATAAACACTGGATCCGCCTACATATGAAGAGAGGCACTGTGGTCAA TAAGCTGATATTGACGGTGGACTCTACAGACGACAACTACATGCCCAAGCGAATCACAGTGtttggaggagagggagacaacCTGAAGAAGCTGAGTGATGTCACCATAGACGA CAACCTGATTGGAGAAGTATGTGTGCTGGAGGATATGACGTCTCACCTGCCTGTGATTGAGGTTCGGATTGAGGAATGTAGAG ATGAGGGGATAGACGTCCGGATCCGAGGCTTGAAGATCAAGTCGTCATGTGAAAGAGACCTGGGTCTGAACGCTGATGTTTTCTTGTCCTCTAACCTGGTGCGCTACCCCCGTCTGCAGGGCAACACGCCAGACGTCCTGTACCGCAGAGCACTAATCATCCAGAG GTTCATCTGTCTCCTGGACAGTGTGCTCCCACACTTGGTACCGGCCTGGGACTATAGTCTGGGCACCTTCAACCAGATCAAA AGCATAAAGCAGTTCCTGCTGCTTTCCAAACGCCGCTCAGCCCTCATCACACAGTGCCTGAAGGACTCCGAGACCAATAAGCCAAACTTCATGCCCCGACTCTACATCAACAGACGTCTGGCCATGGAGCACAGAGACAACCCCTCTCTGGACGCTAGCTGCAAGAACGCTGTGTTCAATCAG GTGTATGAAGGCCTCAAGCCATCGGACAAATTTGAGAAGACTTTGGATTATAG ATGGCCCGCTCGGTATGACCAGTGGTGGGAATGTAAGTTCATTGCAGAGGGAATCATTGACCAGGGCGGTGGATTTCGGGACAGCCTGGCTGACATGTCTGAGGAGCTTTGCCCCAGCTCAGCTGAGTGTCCCATGCCTCTGCCATTCTTCAGCCGTACATCCAACCAG GGCTCCTTAGAGGCCAGAGATTACTACGTCCCCAATCCGTCCTGTAAAGAGTTCCACAAGTATGAGTGGATAGGTCAGCTCATGGGAGCTGCTCTCAGAGGAAAAGACTTCTTG GTCTTGGCTCTGCCCGGGCTGGTGTGGAAGCAGCTGACTGGGGAGGCTGTCAGCTGGAGTAAAGATTTCCCAGCTGTAGACTCTGTGCTG GTGAACCTGCTGGAGGCCATAGAGAACATGGACCAGGAGACGTATGAGTTCAGGTTTGGTGACGAGCTGGTGTACACCAGCCTGCTGAGCGACGGCCAGATGGTGGAGCTCATCCCCGGCGGCAGTAACGTGGCCGTTCGCTACGAGGACCGCAGCGAGTTTGTCCGTCTGGTGCAGAAGGCTCGGCTAGAGGAGAGCAGGCAGCAG ATTGCAGCCATGCAGGCGGGACTGCTAAAGGTGGTTCCTCAGGCGGTGCTGGACCTGCTCACCTGGCAGGAAGTAGAGAAGAAAGTGTGTGGAGACCCTGAGATCACTGTGGAGGCTCTGAAACGACTCA CACGCTATGAGGACCTGGAACAAAATGACGTTAGAGTGCAATACTTATGGGAAGCACTGACTAACTTCACCAATG AGGATCGCAGCAGGTTTCTGAGGTTTGTAACTGGTAGAAGTCGTCTACCTGCGCCTATCTACGTCTTTCCTGACAAACAAGG CTCTGAAACGGCCGATGCACTTCCACAGTCCTCCACATGTTCCAGCACTCTTTATTTGCCCAACTACCCAAG